The DNA segment GGCGGTCCCAGACGATGAGGATCCCGCCGAAGTTCCGGTCGAGGTAGCCGCCCTGGGAGGCGTGGTGCACGCGGTGGTGGGAGGGCGTGTTGAACACGGACTCGAACCACCGGGGCATCTTGTCGATCCGCTCGGTGTGGATCCAGAACTGGTAGACGAGGTTGACCGAGGAACAGAAGGCGAGCGCGGCCGGGTGCACGCCGGCGGCGACGAGGGGGACGTAGAACGGCCAGACGGTCAGCGAGGTCCAGGGCTGGCGGAGCGCGGTGCTGAGGTTGAACTTCCTGCTGGAGTGGTGGACGACATGGCAGGCCCACAGGACGCGGATCACGTGGTGGCCGCGGTGGGACCAGTAGTAGAGGAAGTCCTGCGCGAGCAGCATCGGCGCCGGCGTCCACCACAGGACGGGCACGCGCAGCGGGGTGAGGGCGTAGACAGCCGTGTAGATCGCGACGACGGGGATCTTCCACAAGGCGTCGAAGGCGAGGCTGCCGAGCCCCATGGACATGCTCGTCGCGGTGTCCTTCGCCTCGTATCCGGCCGCCTCCTCGTCGGGATGGAGGCGGACGCCGATCATCTCGACGACGGTCAGCAGCAGGAAGGCGGGTATCGACCAGACCACGGCATCGGGGAGGTTCGGCATGGGTGCACCGTAGAGCCGCCGGCCGGCCGGGAACAGAGGTTGTTACCCATAAGTATGGCCGGGCCCCCGCCGCCCGCGGTGAAGGCGAGGAGGCCGGCCCAGGCCGCGTGACCGGGGCCGGCCGGTTCGTCCGGGCCGCCGCTCGGCTCCACGCGCACGTGCGCCTTCCGCGCGTCCCGCGCGGTGAGGCCCGGCCGCCGCCCGGACCAGGCCCCGCGCCCCCAACAGCCGTGCCGGCTCGGCCGGTTCCGCGGCCTTCCGGGCACGCACGGGCGTACGGGAGCCGAGCGCGGGGCCGGACCGCGGGCCGGACCGCGGCACCTCAGGGGCGGCGCTGTCAGTCGGGGCCCGTATCCTCAGTGACCATGCTCGAAGACCGTGCGACCGCAGTGTCCGCCCCCACCCAGTGGCCGGCCGCGTACCCGAAGGGATACGCGGTCGTTGACGTGGAGACCACCGGCCTGGCCCGGGACGACCGGATCATCTCCGCGGCCGTGTACCGGCTGGACACGCGCGGCGAGGTCGAGGACCACTGGTACACGCTGGTCAACCCCGAGCGCGATCCGGGCCCCGTGTGGATACACGGACTGACGAGCGACGTGCTCGAAGGGGCGCCGCTCTTCGCGGACGTCGCGGAGGAGTTCGCGGCCCGCCTGGACGGCCGGGTGCTGGTGGCGCACAACGCGGTCTTCGACTGGCAGATGATCGCGCGGGAGTACGCGCGCGCAGAGCGCGAGGCGCCGGTACGGCAACGGCTGTGCACCATCGCGCTGTCCAAGGAGCTGGCGCTGCCGCTGCCCAACTTCAAGCTGGAGTCGCTGGCAGCGCACTTCGGGGTCGTACAGCAGCGGGCGCACCACGCGCTGGACGACGCGCGCGTGCTCGCGGAGGCGTTCCGGCCCAGCCTGCGGGCCGCGGCGGCAGGCGGCGTACGGCTGCCGCTGCTGGAGTGCCGCCCGCTGACGGAGTGGTCGGACGCGCCCCGGATCGGCCGGCAGGCGAGCGGAAGTCACGGCGACCACCGGCAGGGCGGTTGGCGCCCGTCCCGGAAGCGGCCCGCCTGTCCCTACCCCAACCCGGGGCGGTACGAAGACGGCAGACCTCTCAAGCAGGGCATGCGGGTGGCGTTCTCCGGCGACACGTCCACCGAACGGGAGCTGCTGGAGGACCGGGCGACCGAGGCCGGGCTGCACGTGGCGACCAGCCTGTCCCGGCTGACCAGCCTGCTGGTCACCAACGACCCCGACTCCGGCACCTCGAAGGTGGTGAAGGCCCGCCAGTTCGGCACGCCGGTCGTGGACGAGGCGGCCTTCGGGCAACTGCTCCGGGACGTCGAGCCCGCCGCCGGATGACCGCGCCCGGGCGACCACGCCCGGGTGACCGTGCCCGGGCGATCGCGCCGAGCGACCGCACCGAGTGACCGTACGGATGGGTGATTGTCGGCGACTCGCCCGGCGCCCGCTCGCCCGGGAGTCGGTGACGGCTCACCCTGTGGCGCATGGCGAGATGCGAAGTTTGCGGCAATGACTACGGAATGACCTTCGAGGTCCACGCACAGGGTGCTGTGCACGTGTTCGACTGCTTCTCCTGCGCGATCCACCGTATGGCCCCGATCTGCGAGCACTGCCGGGTGCAGATCATCGGGCAGGGCGTGGAGGTGGACGGCCACTGGTACTGCGGCGCCCACTGCGCGCGGGCCGAGGGGAAGACGGGGGTGGTGGACCGGGTGTGACCCGGTACCCGCCCGAATGCACCCCACGGCCCGGGGGTACCGTCGTGGGGTGCACCGCTACCGCTTCCTGCTGACCCTCCAGTGGGTGATCCTCACCCTCGTCTCGATCGCCCTGATCCCGACGATGATCAAGCTCGGTTTCTGGCAGCAGCACCGGTACGAGGAGCGCACGGCCCGCAACAACCTGGTCACGAGCGCGCTGCACGCCAAGCCGGTGCCGGTGGAACGGCTCACCTCCCCCGGGCACGCCGTGACCCGCACCGAGAGGTACCGGACCGTCACCGCGACCGGCGCCTTCGACCCCTCCCGCGAGGTCGTGGTCCGCCGTCGGACCAACTCCGACGGCGAGGTCGGCTTCCACGTCCTGACCCCGTTCGTCCTGGCGGACGGCAGGGTGCTGCTGGTCAACCGCGGCTGGATCCCGGCGAACGGGGTGCAGACCGCCTTCCCCAGGATCCCCGCGCCACCGGCCGGCCGGGTCACCATCACCGGCCGGCTGAAGCCCGACGAGACCACCGCGGCGAGCGGCATCAAGAACGTCAAGGGCCTGCCCGACCGGCAGATCATGCTGATCGACAGCGCGCAGCAGGCGCGCCGGCTCGGCGCGAAGGTGGTCGGCGGCTACGTCGAGCAGACCGCGCCGGAGCCCAGGGGCGACTCACCGGAGCAGATCACCGACCCCGGCAGCGAGGACGCCCCGCTGAACTACGCGTACATGATCCAGTGGTGGCTGTTCGCCGCGGCCGTGCCGGTGGGCTGGTGGTTCCTGGTCCGCCGCGAGATCCGCGACCAGGAGGAGGCGGTGGCCGAGGGCACGCCGGAGGAGCCGGAACCGGCCGCCGTCTGACGGCCGCCCGAGCCACCCTCCCGGTGGGCCCGGCGCACCTGGCACACCCGGCGCGCCCGGCGTGTCCCGGAGAAACGTCACTCCCCCGGCGCACCACCTGATTGGCCCCCAGGGTCGCAGGGAAACCGCATCCCGTGAACGCGCGCATCGAGGACTACGCCCTCATCGGGGACGAGCAGACCGCGGCCCTGGTCGGCCTGGACGGCTCGATCGACTGGCTGTGCCTGCCCCGCTTCGACTCCGGCGCCTGTTTCGCCCGGCTCCTGGGGGACGAGGACAACGGTCACTGGCGGATCGCCCCGAAGGGCGCGGACGTCTGCACGCGCCGCGCCTACCGCCCCGACACCCTCGTCCTGGACACCGAGTGGGAGACCGCCGAGGGCACGCTCCGCGTCACCGACCTGATGCCCCAGCGCGAACGCGCCCCCGACGTCGTCCGCATCGTCGAGGGCGTCAGCGGGCGGGTCACCGTACGCAGCACGCTCCGGCTGCGCTTCGACTACGGGTCCATCGTCCCGTGGATGCGCCGCTCCAACGGCCATCGGGTGGCCGTCGCCGGGCCGGACTCGGTGTGGCTGCGCACCGAGCCCCATGTGCGCATCTGGGGCGAGGACTTCGGCACCCACGCGGAGTTCACCGTGGGCGAGGGCGAGCGGGTCGCGTTCGTGCTGACCTGGCACCCCTCGCACGAACCGCGTCCGCCGCTGATCGACCCCTACGCGGCGCTCAGCACCAGCGTCCGGGACTGGCGGCGCTGGACGAACCGCTGCCGCTACGAGGGGCCGTACCGGGACGCCGTCGTACGGTCCCTGCTCACGCTCAAGGCCCTCACCTACCGCCCGACCGGCGGGATCGTCGCCGCGGCCACCACCTCGCTGCCCGAGGAACTGGGCGGGGTGCGCAACTGGGACTACCGCTACTGCTGGCTGCGCGACTCCACGCTCACCCTCGGCGCCCTGCTGTCCGCCGGTTACAAGCAGGAGGCCGAGGCCTGGCGCGACTGGCTGCTGCGCGCGGTCGCGGGCGACCCCGCGGACCTGCAGATCATGTACGGCCTGGCGGGCGAGCGGCGGCTGCCGGAGTGGGAGCTGCCCTGGCTGGCCGGCATGGCCGGCTCCCGCCCCGTACGGGTCGGCAACGGCGCCGTCGACCAGCTCCAGCTGGACGTGTACGGCGAGGTGATGGACTCGCTGGAGCTGGCACGCGCCGCCGGCCTGTCCACCAAGCCGCACATGTGGTCGCTGCAGTGCGCGCTGATGAAGTTCCTGGAGTCGGCCTGGCGGCAGCCCGACGAGGGCCTGTGGGAGGTGCGCGGCGGTCGGCGGCAGTTCGTGCACTCCAAGGTGATGGTGTGGGTGGCCGCCGACCGCGCCGTACGGACGCTGGAGCGGCATCCCGAGCTGACCGGCGACCTGGCGGCCTGGCGGGCGATGCGCGACGAGGTACACGCCGAGGTGTGCGAGCGGGGCTACGACCCACGGCGCAACACCTTCACCCAGTACTACGGTTCGCGTGAACTGGACGCCTCGGCGCTGCTGATCCCCCGCTTCGGCTTCCTGCCGCCCGACGATCCGCGGGTGATCGGCACGGTCGACGCGATCCGCGCGGACCTGGGCCACGACGGCCTCGTGCGCCGGTACGACACCGACGCCGTCGGCGTCGACGGGATGCCCGGCGGCGAGGGCGCCTTCCTCGCCTGCTCGTTCTGGCTGGCGGACGCCCTGCACATGACGGGCCGCCCCGACGAGGCCCGGGAGCTGTTCGAGGAGCTGGTGGGCCTCACCAACGACGTGGGTCTGCTGGCCGAGGAGTACGACGCGGTGGCCGGCTGCCAGTTGGGCAACTACCCGCAGGCCTTCAGCCACATCGCCCTGGTGAACAGCGCCCTCACCCTGTTCGGGGACGAGCCGGTCGTGGGGGCCGGAGACTGCCGGGACGGCCACGGGGCAGGATAGGGGCCATGGATCTTGGACTGAAGGACCGGGTGTACATCGTCACCGGCGCCACGCGCGGGCTGGGCCACGCCGCCGCGCGGCAGCTGGTGGCCGACGGGGCGAAGGTGGTCATCACCGGGCGCGACGAGAAGCGGGTGGCCGAGGCGGCCGCCGAACTGGGCCCGGACGCGGTGGGCGTGGCCGCCGACAACAGCGACACGTCGGCTCCGGAGCGGCTGATCGCGGCCGCGCGGGAGCGTTTCGGCCGTTTCGACGGCATTCTCATCAGCGTCGGCGGACCGCCGCCCGGGTTCGTCGCCGACAACACGGACGAGCAGTGGCGTGACGCGTTCGAGACGGTGTTCCTCGGCGCGGTGCGGTTCGCCCGCGCCGCCGCGGCCGCGCTGGAGCCGGGCGGGGTCATCGGGTTCGTGCTGTCCGGGTCGGTGTACGAGCCGATTCCGGCACTGACGATCTCCAACGGGCTGCGGCCCGGACTCGCCGGTTTCGCCAAGTCCCTCGCGGACGAGCTGGGGCCCCGGGGCATCCGGGTGCTGGGGCTGCTCCCGGCGCGCATCGACACGGATCGCGTGCGCGAGCTGGACGGGATGTCGGCGGACCCCGAGGCCACCCGCGCGGCCAACGAGTCCCGGATCCCGCTGCGGAGGTACGGGAAGCCGGAGGAGTTCGGGAAGACCGCGGCGTTCCTGCTGTCTCCCGCGGCCTCTTATCTGACCGGGATCATGGTGCCGGTGGACGGGGGCATGCGGCACGGGTTCTGACGGCCCGCCTGTTTGAGGAGGTACGTGGCCGCGCGGGACGCATGACACGCGCGGGGACGCTCGGGCCGCGCGGGCCGCACACGGATACGCGCTGGATGCGTCCCTTGGGCCGGCGTCACCGCCCGGGCCGGGCCCGGTGGTCAGGTCACCCGGTCCGCACGGTGTCTGACCGCCTTCAGCCGTACCTCCGTCGGGAGTGACGCCAGGCCCGCCGACTCCCGCGCGTGGGCCAGCGCATGGGTGGTGAAGTCGGTCAGCGCCGCCTCCGGGGCCGCGTCCGGCTCCAGCCGGAGCCACGCGCGGGCCCTCGGGGCCGTACGGCGGCCCGTCAGGACGACCGTCGCCGAGGCCACGCCCTGCCGACGGGCAGCGTCCTCGGCGACGGCGGCTTCCAGCGTCCTGCCCCTCAGCAGGGCGCTCCCGCCGTCGCCGGTGTCGATCAGGAGCTCGGCCGTCCGGTGGCGGCGCAGGACGGACGCCAGCCACCACAGGGCGAGCAGGACGAGGACGGCCAGGCCCGCGATGACGGCCGGCCACCACCAGCCGGCGTTCCGCCAGCGGGTGCGCTCGGCGGCGCTGAGCAGGGCGTCGTGCGGGCCGGAGTGGATCCACCAGTGGGGCGGCGGCGCGCCGAGGCCGACGGCGAGCACCGACCCGCCGAGCGCGAGCAGCAGCAGGCCCACGAGTGCGAGCAGGACGCGGTTGACGGTACCTCCGCGCATGGTTGTCAGCCCTTCTTCCGTCCGGGGCGCCGGACCCGCACCGACACCGCGGGCGGGCGGGTCAGACCGAGTCCCTGGACCGCGTCGGCGAGCGTGGCGTCCAGGTCGGCGTGGACCTCGTCGAGGTCGCGGAAATGCGCGTCCGCGCGGACGTCGGCCTTGCCGCGGCGCATCCGCACGCGTACCGCCCGTACGCCGGAGATCTCCATGGCCCGGTCGCGCAGCACCAGGGCCGCCGCCTCGCGCGCCAGCGCGGCACGCACGTCGGGGCGCGGGCGCAGCATGGGCAGCAGGCGGCGCAGGCCGGGAGTGACGGCGAGGAGGATCAGCCACATGCCGAGGGCGGCGACGACGGCCGCCCCCGCCAGCACCCAGGTGTCGTCCAGCGGGCGTCCCGCGAGCTGCCGGGCCAGCGCGCGGCGCCAGTACATGGCGGGGTGGTCGGCGCGGACGGCGCAGACGTCGTACAGCAGGAGGCCGGCGCCGGCCAGGAGGAGCAGGGCGACGATGCCCGCCGGGACGCGGCGCGGCGACCAGAAGCGGCCGCTGCCGGCGGGGAGCGGGAGCGCCGGGGTCTTGGGGGGCCTGCCCGGGTCCTCGGGGACGGGCAGGGGCCGGGTGGGGTGCTCGGTCGGCCGGGGCTCGCTCATGGCGTCCTCCCGTGTGGCTCGCCGGGTGCCGGGGTCAGGTGCAGCCGCTCGATCTCGACGGCGACCTCCGGCACCGCCATGCCCGCCAGCTCGCCCACCCGCTCCACGACGTGGCGGCGTACGGCGGCACAGCGGGCGCCGATGTCGCAGGGATGGGCGAGTTCGAGGTGGACGCGGACGCGGGCCGTGGCGACCGGGGTGGCCTCCCCCTGCGCGCGGCGGGGGGACTGATGGCGTACGACGACCGTGGCGTGCGGGGCCGCGGCGCCCTCGGGCAGCGGGGTGAGCGCCTCGCGCGCGGCCTGCGCGGCGATCTTCGCGACGACCCGGTCGGCGATCCGGGTGGCGCCGCGTTCTCCCGGCGGCACGACGGTCAGGGGCGGGCGTGCCGTGCCGGTCTCCGGGTTCACGGCGGTCACCGCCGCCGGTCGCGCCGGTCGCCCCGGGTGTGGAAGAGGTCGCCCAGCTCCAGGTCGCCCTCCACGAACCTGCCGACCACGAAGCCGACGGCCCCCAGCGCGGCCACCAGCAGAAACGCCCCGAACCCGCCGAAGTATCCGGCGAATCCCAGTGCCATTCCGGCGATCATGCCGACCACGGCCATGCTCATTCCGCGCTCCTCAGCTCGTCAGACATGCTCTGCCGGATGTCCCGTGCCCGGGTCTCACTGGATACGAGGCTGCTCGGGCTGCTCCTCCTCCTCGTCCGGGAGTTTGACGTCGCTCACCGCGATGTTGACCTCGACGACCTCGAGTCCGGTCATGCGTTCCACGGCGGCGATCACGTTCTCGCGTACGGCGTGGGCGACATCGCCGATGGACACGCCGTAGTCCACGACGATCTCCAGGTCCAGCGCGGTCTGCACCTCGCCGACCTCGGCCTTCACACCCCGGCTCACCGCCTTGGAGCCGCCGGGCACGCGGTCGCGCACGGCTCCGAAGGTGCGGGCGAGACCGCTGCCCATGGCGTGGACCCCGACCACGTCCCGTGCGGCGAGCCCGGCGATCTTCTCCACGACTCCGTCGGCGATGGTCGTCCGTCCGCGGGTCGCCGGGTCCCCGCCGCCACGCCGGATGGCCTTGCGGACGGACACCTGCGCCTCGGTGTCGGTCTCCAGCGTCGTCGTTGTGTTCTCGGTCATCGTGGCCCGTCCCTTTCGGTCGTCCTTCACGGACCACCGTAAGCACGCTTTCCCCATCGCGCGCCGGAGATGCGGCAGGCTGGAGGAATGACGTCGGACGGATGGACCCAGGCGGTACGGCAACAGCTCGGGCTGGGCAGGCTGCTGCCGCTCGGCAGCGCGCGGGACGGCGCGTGGATCGCGGAAGGGGCGGTCGCGGCGGTGCTGGGGGGTGCGGTGGCGCGGGAGGTGCCGGAGGTGCGGCTGGGCGTGCCGCGGATCTCGCTCGCCGATCCGGAGGACGTCGACGAGCCCGTCGTACCGCCCCCGCCGAGTGCGCTGCCGCCGGGCGCGCTGCGGGTGACGGCGGACTTCGCGGCGGCTCCGGGCGAGCCGCTGCCCGCGACGGCGGCCCGGCTGCGGGCGGTGCTGGCGGCGGCGTCCCGGCGCCTCGGCCTCGAGGTCACGGAGGTGGACCTGCGGGTGACCGACCTGCTGGAGGCGGCCGACGGGCAGCCCGCGCCGGTGCGCCCGCCGCGGCCGCCGGCGGCCCGGGAGGCCACGGACCCCGAGGAGTCCCGCGCGGCCGCGGCCGCGCTCGCCGTCCCCGGGGTCGCCCGGCTGACCGGCTCGCTGGGGGGTCTGGGCCGTGCGGTGCACATCGAGCAGCGGGCGGAGGGGGCCGGGGAAACGGCCTCCCTGCCGCGGCTGCACGCGCGCGTGGAGCTGGCGACGGCCGCGGACGAGCGGGCCGTGGAGGTGGCCCGGCGGGTACGCGAGGCCGTACGGGGCGCGCTGGCCGGTCACCCGACGGTGGCGGTGCTGGTCACGTCGGTGGGGTGACCGGCTGCATCCGGGAACTGGGGCGACCGGCTCTGCCCGGGAAGCGGGGCGACAGGCTCTGCCCGGGAAGTGAGCCGGTCCGCGTGGCGCGGGCGGTCAGTCGCCGATGCCGGCCAGGTCCCGCAGGCGCCGGGCCTGGGCGGCGCGTTCGGCGGCGCGCTGCTCCTCGTACGTCCGGTCCGCGGCACCGCGCAGCAGCGCCTTGGTCTCCACCACGGCGTCGCGCGGTGCGGCAAGGAGCGCGGTGACCAGGTCCTGGACGGCGCCGTCGAGTTCCTCGGTGGGCACGGCGAGGTTGGCCAGCCCGGAGGCCACCGCCTCCCCGGCCTGGACGAAGCGCCCGGTCGCGCAGATCTCGAGCGCGCGGGCGTACCCCACGAGACCGACGAGCGGATGCGTGCCGGTCAGGTCCGGGACCAGGCCGAGGCTCGTCTCACGCATGGCGAACTGCACGTCGTCCGCGACGATGCGCAGGTCGCAGGCGAGCGCGAGCTGGAACCCGGCACCGACGGCGTGTCCCTGGACAGCGGCGACGGACACGAGGTCGCTGCGTCGCCACCAGGTGAACGCCTCCTGGTATCCGGCGATGACCGCGTCGAGCCCGGCGTCGTCACGGCGCGCGAGATCGATGAAGGTCGGCTCGCCCTCGATCCCCTCGGGGGTGAACATCTGCCGGTCCAGCCCTGCGGAGAAGGACTTGCCCTCACCGCGCAGCACGACGACACGGACGGAGCCCGGCAGCAGTCGGCCCGCTTCGGCCAGGGCACGCCACAGAGCGGGGCTCT comes from the Streptomyces sp. NBC_00820 genome and includes:
- a CDS encoding DEDDh family exonuclease — its product is MLEDRATAVSAPTQWPAAYPKGYAVVDVETTGLARDDRIISAAVYRLDTRGEVEDHWYTLVNPERDPGPVWIHGLTSDVLEGAPLFADVAEEFAARLDGRVLVAHNAVFDWQMIAREYARAEREAPVRQRLCTIALSKELALPLPNFKLESLAAHFGVVQQRAHHALDDARVLAEAFRPSLRAAAAGGVRLPLLECRPLTEWSDAPRIGRQASGSHGDHRQGGWRPSRKRPACPYPNPGRYEDGRPLKQGMRVAFSGDTSTERELLEDRATEAGLHVATSLSRLTSLLVTNDPDSGTSKVVKARQFGTPVVDEAAFGQLLRDVEPAAG
- a CDS encoding SURF1 family cytochrome oxidase biogenesis protein, whose product is MHPTARGYRRGVHRYRFLLTLQWVILTLVSIALIPTMIKLGFWQQHRYEERTARNNLVTSALHAKPVPVERLTSPGHAVTRTERYRTVTATGAFDPSREVVVRRRTNSDGEVGFHVLTPFVLADGRVLLVNRGWIPANGVQTAFPRIPAPPAGRVTITGRLKPDETTAASGIKNVKGLPDRQIMLIDSAQQARRLGAKVVGGYVEQTAPEPRGDSPEQITDPGSEDAPLNYAYMIQWWLFAAAVPVGWWFLVRREIRDQEEAVAEGTPEEPEPAAV
- a CDS encoding nucleopolyhedrovirus P10 family protein — protein: MTSDGWTQAVRQQLGLGRLLPLGSARDGAWIAEGAVAAVLGGAVAREVPEVRLGVPRISLADPEDVDEPVVPPPPSALPPGALRVTADFAAAPGEPLPATAARLRAVLAAASRRLGLEVTEVDLRVTDLLEAADGQPAPVRPPRPPAAREATDPEESRAAAAALAVPGVARLTGSLGGLGRAVHIEQRAEGAGETASLPRLHARVELATAADERAVEVARRVREAVRGALAGHPTVAVLVTSVG
- a CDS encoding Asp23/Gls24 family envelope stress response protein, which codes for MTENTTTTLETDTEAQVSVRKAIRRGGGDPATRGRTTIADGVVEKIAGLAARDVVGVHAMGSGLARTFGAVRDRVPGGSKAVSRGVKAEVGEVQTALDLEIVVDYGVSIGDVAHAVRENVIAAVERMTGLEVVEVNIAVSDVKLPDEEEEQPEQPRIQ
- a CDS encoding SDR family oxidoreductase; protein product: MDLGLKDRVYIVTGATRGLGHAAARQLVADGAKVVITGRDEKRVAEAAAELGPDAVGVAADNSDTSAPERLIAAARERFGRFDGILISVGGPPPGFVADNTDEQWRDAFETVFLGAVRFARAAAAALEPGGVIGFVLSGSVYEPIPALTISNGLRPGLAGFAKSLADELGPRGIRVLGLLPARIDTDRVRELDGMSADPEATRAANESRIPLRRYGKPEEFGKTAAFLLSPAASYLTGIMVPVDGGMRHGF
- a CDS encoding enoyl-CoA hydratase/isomerase family protein; the protein is MASPQDVAPVLDKDGVRLTVDDALATVTLTNPAKRNAQSPALWRALAEAGRLLPGSVRVVVLRGEGKSFSAGLDRQMFTPEGIEGEPTFIDLARRDDAGLDAVIAGYQEAFTWWRRSDLVSVAAVQGHAVGAGFQLALACDLRIVADDVQFAMRETSLGLVPDLTGTHPLVGLVGYARALEICATGRFVQAGEAVASGLANLAVPTEELDGAVQDLVTALLAAPRDAVVETKALLRGAADRTYEEQRAAERAAQARRLRDLAGIGD
- a CDS encoding sterol desaturase family protein — its product is MPNLPDAVVWSIPAFLLLTVVEMIGVRLHPDEEAAGYEAKDTATSMSMGLGSLAFDALWKIPVVAIYTAVYALTPLRVPVLWWTPAPMLLAQDFLYYWSHRGHHVIRVLWACHVVHHSSRKFNLSTALRQPWTSLTVWPFYVPLVAAGVHPAALAFCSSVNLVYQFWIHTERIDKMPRWFESVFNTPSHHRVHHASQGGYLDRNFGGILIVWDRLFGTFAAEAERPVYGLTKNIDTFNPIKVATHEYAAIARDLRNASGWRERAGRVFRGPGWQPAPTLDARPE
- a CDS encoding glycoside hydrolase family 15 protein — encoded protein: MNARIEDYALIGDEQTAALVGLDGSIDWLCLPRFDSGACFARLLGDEDNGHWRIAPKGADVCTRRAYRPDTLVLDTEWETAEGTLRVTDLMPQRERAPDVVRIVEGVSGRVTVRSTLRLRFDYGSIVPWMRRSNGHRVAVAGPDSVWLRTEPHVRIWGEDFGTHAEFTVGEGERVAFVLTWHPSHEPRPPLIDPYAALSTSVRDWRRWTNRCRYEGPYRDAVVRSLLTLKALTYRPTGGIVAAATTSLPEELGGVRNWDYRYCWLRDSTLTLGALLSAGYKQEAEAWRDWLLRAVAGDPADLQIMYGLAGERRLPEWELPWLAGMAGSRPVRVGNGAVDQLQLDVYGEVMDSLELARAAGLSTKPHMWSLQCALMKFLESAWRQPDEGLWEVRGGRRQFVHSKVMVWVAADRAVRTLERHPELTGDLAAWRAMRDEVHAEVCERGYDPRRNTFTQYYGSRELDASALLIPRFGFLPPDDPRVIGTVDAIRADLGHDGLVRRYDTDAVGVDGMPGGEGAFLACSFWLADALHMTGRPDEARELFEELVGLTNDVGLLAEEYDAVAGCQLGNYPQAFSHIALVNSALTLFGDEPVVGAGDCRDGHGAG
- a CDS encoding DUF6286 domain-containing protein encodes the protein MSEPRPTEHPTRPLPVPEDPGRPPKTPALPLPAGSGRFWSPRRVPAGIVALLLLAGAGLLLYDVCAVRADHPAMYWRRALARQLAGRPLDDTWVLAGAAVVAALGMWLILLAVTPGLRRLLPMLRPRPDVRAALAREAAALVLRDRAMEISGVRAVRVRMRRGKADVRADAHFRDLDEVHADLDATLADAVQGLGLTRPPAVSVRVRRPGRKKG
- the amaP gene encoding alkaline shock response membrane anchor protein AmaP; the protein is MRGGTVNRVLLALVGLLLLALGGSVLAVGLGAPPPHWWIHSGPHDALLSAAERTRWRNAGWWWPAVIAGLAVLVLLALWWLASVLRRHRTAELLIDTGDGGSALLRGRTLEAAVAEDAARRQGVASATVVLTGRRTAPRARAWLRLEPDAAPEAALTDFTTHALAHARESAGLASLPTEVRLKAVRHRADRVT